The following are encoded together in the Pan troglodytes isolate AG18354 chromosome 6, NHGRI_mPanTro3-v2.0_pri, whole genome shotgun sequence genome:
- the PDIA4 gene encoding protein disulfide-isomerase A4 isoform X3, giving the protein MRPRKAFLLLLLLGLVQLLAVAGAEGPDEDSSNRENAIEDEEEEEEEDDDEEEDDLEVKEEDGVLVLNDANFDNFVADKDTVLLEFYAPWCGHCKQFAPEYEKIANILKDNDPPIPVAKIDATSASVLAGRFDVSGYPTIKILKKGQAVDYEGSRTQEEIVAKVREVSQPDWTPPPEVTLVLTKENFDEVVNDADIILVEFYAPCFLLAGVDTARNLPPSMRRPPRSSASVLLQFPWQRSTPPQKQTWPRGIIDYMIEQSGPPSKEILTLKQVQEFLKDGDDVIIIGVFKGESDRAYQQYQDAANNLREDYKFHHTFSTEIAKFLKVSQGQLVVMQPEKFQSRYEPRSHMMDVQGSTQDSAIKDFVLKYALPLVGHRKASNDAKRYTRRPLVVVYYSVDFSFDYRAATQFWRSKVLEVAKDFPEYTFAIADEEDYAGEVKDLGLSESGEDVNAAILDESGKKFAMEPEEFDSDTLREFVTAFKKGKLKPVIKSQPVPKNNKGPVKVVVGKTFDSIVMDPKKDVLIEFYAPWCGHCKQLEPVYNSLAKKYKGQKGLVIAKMDATANDVPSDRYKVEGFPTIYFAPSGDKKNPVKFEGGDRDLEHLSKFIEEHATKLSRTKEEL; this is encoded by the exons ATGAGGCCCCGGAAAGCCTTCCTGCTCCTGCTGCTCTTGGGGCTGGTGCAGCTGCTGGCCGTGGCGGGTGCCGAGGGCCCGGACGAAG ATTCTTCTAACAGAGAAAATGCCATtgaggatgaagaggaggaggaggaggaagatgatgaTGAGGAAGAAGACGACTTGGAAGTTAAGGAAGAAGATGGTGTCTTGGTCCTAAATGATGCAAACTTTGATAACTTTGTGGCTGACAAAGACACAGTGCTGCTGGAGTTTTATGCTCCATG GTGTGGACATTGCAAGCAGTTTGCTCCGGAATATGAAAAAATTGCCAACATATTAAAGGATAATGATCCTCCCATTCCTGTTGCCAAGATCGATGCAACCTCAGCGTCTGTGCTGGCCGGCAGGTTTGATGTGAGTGGCTACCCCACCATCAAGATCCTTAAGAAGGGGCAGGCTGTAGACTACGAGGGCTCCAGAACCCAGGAAG AAATTGTTGCCAAGGTCAGAGAAGTCTCCCAGCCCGACTGGACGCCTCCACCAGAAGTCACGCTTGTGTTGACCAAAGAGAACTTTGATGAAGTTGTGAATGATGCAGATATCATTCTGGTGGAGTTTTATGCCCCATG TTTCCTCTTGGCAGGTGTGGACACTGCAAGAAACTTGCCCCCGAGTATGAGAAGGCCGCCAAGGAGCTCAGCAAGCGTTCTCCTCCAATTCCCCTGGCAAAGGTCGACGCCACCGCAGAAACAGACCTGGCCAAGAG GAATCATTGACTACATGATCGAGCAGTCCGGGCCTCCCTCCAAGGAGATTCTGACCCTGAAGCAGGTCCAGGAGTTCCTGAAGGATGGAGACGATGTCATCATCATCGGGGTCTTTAAGGGGGAGAGTGACCGAGCCTACCAGCAATACCAGGATGCCG CTAACAACCTGAGAGAAGATTACAAATTTCACCACACTTTCAGCACAGAAATAGCAAAGTTCTTGAAAGTCTCCCAGGGGCAGTTGGTTGTAATGCAGCCTGAGAAATTCCAGTCCAGGTATGAGCCCCGGAGCCACATGATGGACGTCCAG GGCTCCACCCAGGACTCGGCCATCAAGGACTTCGTGCTGAAGTACGCCCTGCCCCTGGTTGGCCACCGCAAGGCGTCAAACGATGCTAAGCGCTACACCAGGCGCCCCCTGGTGGTCGTCTACTACAGTGTGGACTTCAGCTTTGATTACAGAGCTG CAACTCAGTTTTGGCGGAGCAAAGTCCTAGAGGTGGCCAAGGACTTCCCTGAGTACACCTTTGCCATTGCGGACGAGGAGGACTATGCTGGGGAGGTGAAGGACCTGGGGCTCAGCGAGAGTGGGGAGGATGTCAATGCCGCCATCCTGGACGAGAGTGGGAAGAAGTTCGCCATGGAGCCAGAGGAGTTTGACTCCGACACCCTCCGCGAGTTTGTCACTGCTTTCAAAAAAG GAAAACTGAAGCCAGTCATCAAATCCCAGCCAGTGCCCAAGAACAACAAGGGACCCGTCAAGGTCGTGGTGGGAAAGACCTTTGACTCCATTGTGATGGACCCCAAGAAGGACGTCCTCATCGAGTTCTACGCGCCGTGGTGCGGGCACTGCAAGCAGCTAGAGCCCGTGTacaacagcctggccaagaagtaCAAGGGCCAAAAGGGCCTGGTCATCGCCAAGATGGACGCCACTGCCAACGATGTCCCCAGCGACCGCTATAAGGTGGAGGGCTTCCCCACCATCTACTTCGCCCCCAGTGGGGACAAAAAGAACCCAGTTAAATTTGAGGGTGGAGACAGAGATCTGGAGCATTTGAGCAAGTTTATAGAAGAACATGCCACAAAACTGAGCAGGACCAAGGAAGAGCTTTGA
- the PDIA4 gene encoding protein disulfide-isomerase A4 isoform X2, whose protein sequence is MRPRKAFLLLLLLGLVQLLAVAGAEGPDEDSSNRENAIEDEEEEEEEDDDEEEDDLEVKEEDGVLVLNDANFDNFVADKDTVLLEFYAPWCGHCKQFAPEYEKIANILKDNDPPIPVAKIDATSASVLAGRFDVSGYPTIKILKKGQAVDYEGSRTQEEIVAKVREVSQPDWTPPPEVTLVLTKENFDEVVNDADIILVEFYAPWCGHCKKLAPEYEKAAKELSKRSPPIPLAKVDATAETDLAKRFDVSGYPTLKIFRKGRPYDYNGPREKYGIIDYMIEQSGPPSKEILTLKQVQEFLKDGDDVIIIGVFKGESDRAYQQYQDAANNLREDYKFHHTFSTEIAKFLKVSQGQLVVMQPEKFQSRYEPRSHMMDVQGSTQDSAIKDFVLKYALPLVGHRKASNDAKRYTRRPLVVVYYSVDFSFDYRAATQFWRSKVLEVAKDFPEYTFAIADEEDYAGEVKDLGLSESGEDVNAAILDESGKKFAMEPEEFDSDTLREFVTAFKKGKLKPVIKSQPVPKNNKGPVKVVVGKTFDSIVMDPKKDVLIEFYAPWCGHCKQLEPVYNSLAKKYKGQKGLVIAKMDATANDVPSDRYKVEGFPTIYFAPSGDKKNPVKFEGGDRDLEHLSKFIEEHATKLSRTKEEL, encoded by the exons ATGAGGCCCCGGAAAGCCTTCCTGCTCCTGCTGCTCTTGGGGCTGGTGCAGCTGCTGGCCGTGGCGGGTGCCGAGGGCCCGGACGAAG ATTCTTCTAACAGAGAAAATGCCATtgaggatgaagaggaggaggaggaggaagatgatgaTGAGGAAGAAGACGACTTGGAAGTTAAGGAAGAAGATGGTGTCTTGGTCCTAAATGATGCAAACTTTGATAACTTTGTGGCTGACAAAGACACAGTGCTGCTGGAGTTTTATGCTCCATG GTGTGGACATTGCAAGCAGTTTGCTCCGGAATATGAAAAAATTGCCAACATATTAAAGGATAATGATCCTCCCATTCCTGTTGCCAAGATCGATGCAACCTCAGCGTCTGTGCTGGCCGGCAGGTTTGATGTGAGTGGCTACCCCACCATCAAGATCCTTAAGAAGGGGCAGGCTGTAGACTACGAGGGCTCCAGAACCCAGGAAG AAATTGTTGCCAAGGTCAGAGAAGTCTCCCAGCCCGACTGGACGCCTCCACCAGAAGTCACGCTTGTGTTGACCAAAGAGAACTTTGATGAAGTTGTGAATGATGCAGATATCATTCTGGTGGAGTTTTATGCCCCATG GTGTGGACACTGCAAGAAACTTGCCCCCGAGTATGAGAAGGCCGCCAAGGAGCTCAGCAAGCGTTCTCCTCCAATTCCCCTGGCAAAGGTCGACGCCACCGCAGAAACAGACCTGGCCAAGAGGTTTGATGTCTCTGGCTATCCCACCCTGAAAATTTTCCGCAAAGGAAGGCCTTACGACTACAACGGCCCACGAGAAAAATATG GAATCATTGACTACATGATCGAGCAGTCCGGGCCTCCCTCCAAGGAGATTCTGACCCTGAAGCAGGTCCAGGAGTTCCTGAAGGATGGAGACGATGTCATCATCATCGGGGTCTTTAAGGGGGAGAGTGACCGAGCCTACCAGCAATACCAGGATGCCG CTAACAACCTGAGAGAAGATTACAAATTTCACCACACTTTCAGCACAGAAATAGCAAAGTTCTTGAAAGTCTCCCAGGGGCAGTTGGTTGTAATGCAGCCTGAGAAATTCCAGTCCAGGTATGAGCCCCGGAGCCACATGATGGACGTCCAG GGCTCCACCCAGGACTCGGCCATCAAGGACTTCGTGCTGAAGTACGCCCTGCCCCTGGTTGGCCACCGCAAGGCGTCAAACGATGCTAAGCGCTACACCAGGCGCCCCCTGGTGGTCGTCTACTACAGTGTGGACTTCAGCTTTGATTACAGAGCTG CAACTCAGTTTTGGCGGAGCAAAGTCCTAGAGGTGGCCAAGGACTTCCCTGAGTACACCTTTGCCATTGCGGACGAGGAGGACTATGCTGGGGAGGTGAAGGACCTGGGGCTCAGCGAGAGTGGGGAGGATGTCAATGCCGCCATCCTGGACGAGAGTGGGAAGAAGTTCGCCATGGAGCCAGAGGAGTTTGACTCCGACACCCTCCGCGAGTTTGTCACTGCTTTCAAAAAAG GAAAACTGAAGCCAGTCATCAAATCCCAGCCAGTGCCCAAGAACAACAAGGGACCCGTCAAGGTCGTGGTGGGAAAGACCTTTGACTCCATTGTGATGGACCCCAAGAAGGACGTCCTCATCGAGTTCTACGCGCCGTGGTGCGGGCACTGCAAGCAGCTAGAGCCCGTGTacaacagcctggccaagaagtaCAAGGGCCAAAAGGGCCTGGTCATCGCCAAGATGGACGCCACTGCCAACGATGTCCCCAGCGACCGCTATAAGGTGGAGGGCTTCCCCACCATCTACTTCGCCCCCAGTGGGGACAAAAAGAACCCAGTTAAATTTGAGGGTGGAGACAGAGATCTGGAGCATTTGAGCAAGTTTATAGAAGAACATGCCACAAAACTGAGCAGGACCAAGGAAGAGCTTTGA
- the PDIA4 gene encoding protein disulfide-isomerase A4 isoform X1, which yields MRPRKAFLLLLLLGLVQLLAVAGAEGPDEDSSNRENAIEDEEEEEEEDDDEEEDDLEVKEEDGVLVLNDANFDNFVADKDTVLLEFYAPWCGHCKQFAPEYEKIANILKDNDPPIPVAKIDATSASVLAGRFDVSGYPTIKILKKGQAVDYEGSRTQEEIVAKVREVSQPDWTPPPEVTLVLTKENFDEVVNDADIILVEFYAPWCGHCKKLAPEYEKAAKELSKRSPPIPLAKVDATAETDLAKRFDVSGYPTLKIFRKGRPYDYNGPREKYGIIDYMIEQSGPPSKEILTLKQVQEFLKDGDDVIIIGVFKGESDRAYQQYQDAANNLREDYKFHHTFSTEIAKFLKVSQGQLVVMQPEKFQSRYEPRSHMMDVQQGSTQDSAIKDFVLKYALPLVGHRKASNDAKRYTRRPLVVVYYSVDFSFDYRAATQFWRSKVLEVAKDFPEYTFAIADEEDYAGEVKDLGLSESGEDVNAAILDESGKKFAMEPEEFDSDTLREFVTAFKKGKLKPVIKSQPVPKNNKGPVKVVVGKTFDSIVMDPKKDVLIEFYAPWCGHCKQLEPVYNSLAKKYKGQKGLVIAKMDATANDVPSDRYKVEGFPTIYFAPSGDKKNPVKFEGGDRDLEHLSKFIEEHATKLSRTKEEL from the exons ATGAGGCCCCGGAAAGCCTTCCTGCTCCTGCTGCTCTTGGGGCTGGTGCAGCTGCTGGCCGTGGCGGGTGCCGAGGGCCCGGACGAAG ATTCTTCTAACAGAGAAAATGCCATtgaggatgaagaggaggaggaggaggaagatgatgaTGAGGAAGAAGACGACTTGGAAGTTAAGGAAGAAGATGGTGTCTTGGTCCTAAATGATGCAAACTTTGATAACTTTGTGGCTGACAAAGACACAGTGCTGCTGGAGTTTTATGCTCCATG GTGTGGACATTGCAAGCAGTTTGCTCCGGAATATGAAAAAATTGCCAACATATTAAAGGATAATGATCCTCCCATTCCTGTTGCCAAGATCGATGCAACCTCAGCGTCTGTGCTGGCCGGCAGGTTTGATGTGAGTGGCTACCCCACCATCAAGATCCTTAAGAAGGGGCAGGCTGTAGACTACGAGGGCTCCAGAACCCAGGAAG AAATTGTTGCCAAGGTCAGAGAAGTCTCCCAGCCCGACTGGACGCCTCCACCAGAAGTCACGCTTGTGTTGACCAAAGAGAACTTTGATGAAGTTGTGAATGATGCAGATATCATTCTGGTGGAGTTTTATGCCCCATG GTGTGGACACTGCAAGAAACTTGCCCCCGAGTATGAGAAGGCCGCCAAGGAGCTCAGCAAGCGTTCTCCTCCAATTCCCCTGGCAAAGGTCGACGCCACCGCAGAAACAGACCTGGCCAAGAGGTTTGATGTCTCTGGCTATCCCACCCTGAAAATTTTCCGCAAAGGAAGGCCTTACGACTACAACGGCCCACGAGAAAAATATG GAATCATTGACTACATGATCGAGCAGTCCGGGCCTCCCTCCAAGGAGATTCTGACCCTGAAGCAGGTCCAGGAGTTCCTGAAGGATGGAGACGATGTCATCATCATCGGGGTCTTTAAGGGGGAGAGTGACCGAGCCTACCAGCAATACCAGGATGCCG CTAACAACCTGAGAGAAGATTACAAATTTCACCACACTTTCAGCACAGAAATAGCAAAGTTCTTGAAAGTCTCCCAGGGGCAGTTGGTTGTAATGCAGCCTGAGAAATTCCAGTCCAGGTATGAGCCCCGGAGCCACATGATGGACGTCCAG CAGGGCTCCACCCAGGACTCGGCCATCAAGGACTTCGTGCTGAAGTACGCCCTGCCCCTGGTTGGCCACCGCAAGGCGTCAAACGATGCTAAGCGCTACACCAGGCGCCCCCTGGTGGTCGTCTACTACAGTGTGGACTTCAGCTTTGATTACAGAGCTG CAACTCAGTTTTGGCGGAGCAAAGTCCTAGAGGTGGCCAAGGACTTCCCTGAGTACACCTTTGCCATTGCGGACGAGGAGGACTATGCTGGGGAGGTGAAGGACCTGGGGCTCAGCGAGAGTGGGGAGGATGTCAATGCCGCCATCCTGGACGAGAGTGGGAAGAAGTTCGCCATGGAGCCAGAGGAGTTTGACTCCGACACCCTCCGCGAGTTTGTCACTGCTTTCAAAAAAG GAAAACTGAAGCCAGTCATCAAATCCCAGCCAGTGCCCAAGAACAACAAGGGACCCGTCAAGGTCGTGGTGGGAAAGACCTTTGACTCCATTGTGATGGACCCCAAGAAGGACGTCCTCATCGAGTTCTACGCGCCGTGGTGCGGGCACTGCAAGCAGCTAGAGCCCGTGTacaacagcctggccaagaagtaCAAGGGCCAAAAGGGCCTGGTCATCGCCAAGATGGACGCCACTGCCAACGATGTCCCCAGCGACCGCTATAAGGTGGAGGGCTTCCCCACCATCTACTTCGCCCCCAGTGGGGACAAAAAGAACCCAGTTAAATTTGAGGGTGGAGACAGAGATCTGGAGCATTTGAGCAAGTTTATAGAAGAACATGCCACAAAACTGAGCAGGACCAAGGAAGAGCTTTGA